In Aegilops tauschii subsp. strangulata cultivar AL8/78 chromosome 3, Aet v6.0, whole genome shotgun sequence, one genomic interval encodes:
- the LOC109743856 gene encoding uncharacterized protein: MPRKRNGYGDGHEGVPSKKPKRPPPRNRASPNSLLTACKGLSDGRKNAIDEMDFKSLREIKCGHPFSFLSEWLARLYEPKSREVVVPGRGRIPVNEESVHRVMGVPRGREDVPYNLPTEADIELGIEMFGELGHTPKMTDVLDLITSSVNIDEKFKPMWLMLAGNIVIAPTTSNKISPRWYGVLQNINRVKDLN, encoded by the exons ATGCCAAGGAAGCGCAACGGATATGGTGATGGCCATGAGGGAGTTCCTTCAAAGAAGCCGAAGCGCCCTCCACCTCGTAACAGGGCTTCCCCTAACTCACTTTTGACTGCCTGTAAAGGTTTGTCTGATGGTAGGAAAAATGCTATCGACGAAATGGACTTCAAAAGCCTTCGGGAGATCAAGTGCGGCCACCCATTCAGTTTCCTTAGTGAATGGCTTGCCAGGTTATACGAGCCAAAATCTCGTGAAGTGGTTGTTCCAGGGCGTGGCAGGATCCCTGTTAATGAAGAGTCGGTTCATCGTGTGATGGGTGTGCCCCGTGGTAGGGAGGATGTCCCTTACAATCTACCTACAGAAGCTGATATTGAGTTAGGTATTGAGATGTTTGGTGAGCTTGGACATACGCCGAAGATGACAGATGTCCTTGATCTTATAACAAGTTCTGTCAATATTGATGAGAAGTTCAAGCCAATGTGGCTTATGCTTGCCGGCAATATTGTCATTGCGCCTACTACATCCAACAAGATTAGTCCTAGGTGGTATGGTGTGTTG CAAAACATTAATAGAGTTAAAGATCTAAACTAG
- the LOC109743865 gene encoding putative UDP-rhamnose:rhamnosyltransferase 1: MEATAGGKMHVVMLPWLAFGHVLPFTEFAKRVARQGHRVTLLSTPRNTRRLIDIPPGLAGLIRVVDVPLPRVDRLPEHAEATIDLPSDDLRPYLRRAYDAAFERELSRLLQEEEAAGSRPDWILVDYASYWAPAAVARHGVPCAFISLFGAAALSFFGTPETLLGLGRHAKTEPAHLTVVPEYVPFPTTVAYRGYEARELFEPGLVPDDSGVSEGYRFAKTIEGCRLVGIRSSSEFEPEWLRLLGELYEKPVIPVGLFPPAPQQDVAGHEATLRWLDGQAPSSVVYAAFGSEVKLTSAQLQRIALGLEAAGLPFLWAFRAPTDSTSGGLPEGFEERLAVAGRGVLCRGWVPQVRLLAHASVGGFLTHAGWNSIAEGLAHGVRLVLLPLVFEQGLNARNLVDKKVGVEVARDEQDGSFAAADIAAALRRVMVEDEGEGFGAKVKELAKVFGDDEVNDQCVRDFLRHLSEHTKKNQDQD, from the coding sequence ATGGAGGCCACGGCCGGCGGCAAGATGCACGTCGTGATGCTGCCATGGCTGGCCTTCGGCCACGTGCTCCCGTTCACGGAGTTCGCCAAGCGGGTGGCCCGGCAGGGCCACCGGGTCACCCTCCTCTCCACGCCGAGGAACACCCGCCGGCTCATCGACATCCCGCCGGGCCTCGCCGGCCTCATCCGCGTCGTGGACGTCCCGCTGCCGCGTGTCGACCGCCTGCCGGAGCACGCCGAGGCGACCATCGACCTCCCCTCCGACGACCTCCGCCCGTACCTGCGCCGCGCCTACGACGCTGCCTTCGAGCGCGAGCTCTCGCGGCTGCtccaggaggaggaggcggcgggatCGAGGCCGGACTGGATCCTCGTCGACTACGCGTCGTACTGGGCGCCGGCGGCCGTGGCGAGGCATGGCGTGCCGTGCGCGTTCATCAGCCTGTTCGGCGCCGCGGCGCTCAGCTTCTTCGGGACCCCTGAGACGCTCCTTGGCCTCGGGAGGCACGCCAAGACGGAGCCGGCGCACTTGACAGTCGTCCCCGAGTACGTCCCGTTCCCGACCACCGTGGCGTACCGCGGCTACGAGGCGCGCGAGCTGTTCGAGCCGGGCTTGGTCCCGGACGACTCCGGCGTGTCGGAGGGCTACCGGTTCGCCAAGACCATCGAAGGGTGCCGGCTCGTGGGCATCAGGAGCAGCTCGGAGTTCGAGCCGGAGTGGCTGCGGCTGCTCGGCGAGCTCTACGAGAAGCCGGTGATCCCGGTCGGCCTGTTCCCTCCGGCGCCGCAGCAAGACGTGGCCGGCCACGAGGCGACGCTGCGCTGGCTGGACGGACAGGCTCCGAGCTCCGTCGTGTACGCGGCCTTCGGCAGCGAGGTGAAGCTGACGAGCGCGCAGCTGCAACGGATCGCGCTCGGCTTGGAGGCGGCCGGGCTGCCTTTCCTCTGGGCGTTCAGGGCGCCGACGGACTCCACCTCGGGCGGCCTGCCCGAGGGCTTCGAGGAGCGGCTCGCCGTCGCCGGCCGGGGAGTCCTGTGCCGAGGCTGGGTGCCGCAGGTGAGGTTGCTGGCCCATGCATCAGTGGGGGGGTTCCTGACGCACGCCGGCTGGAACTCGATCGCCGAGGGCCTGGCGCACGGCGTGAGGCTGGTGCTGCTGCCGCTGGTGTTCGAGCAGGGCCTCAACGCCAGGAACCTGGTGGACAAGAAGGTCGGCGTGGAGGTGGCGCGGGACGAGCAGGACGGGTCGTttgccgccgccgacatcgcgGCGGCTCTGAGGAGGGTCATGGTGGAAGACGAAGGCGAGGGTTTCGGGgccaaggtgaaggagctggccAAAGTGTTTGGGGACGACGAGGTGAATGATCAGTGTGTGCGAGATTTTCTCCGGCACTTGTCGGAGCACACCAAAAAGAACCAAGATCAGGACTGA